Genomic segment of Salvia splendens isolate huo1 chromosome 12, SspV2, whole genome shotgun sequence:
GTTACATGGAGTTTTAAGTTGTGTAACTGTAGTCATGGTGGCTTCTTCAGGTGATCACACAAAATATGATAAGCAGTCATGTTAAACGCGAATGCACGAATTGCAGTACAGGAAAGTTTCTTTTGATATTGATGATTTTCGGTGTGGCCTATCTCATGCTCACACACACAAGCAGCACTCCCTCATCGATTGGTGCAGCGGAACGTGTTGGTACAGAGGAAGGGCACAGTTTCTTCACGGATGGGAGTGGTAGGTTTCGTAAATTTTGGAGAAAGGCACCGAGGCTTCCTCCTCAGTTGTCACCGGATGAAATAGCTGCTAGGAATAAATCGATTCATAGCCCTGGCAAGATAGATTCTGGACCTGATTGGGTGGCTAGGCAACAAAGGGTCAAAGAGGCGTTTATCCACGCATGGTCTGGCTATCGGCACTATGCAATGGGATTTGACGAACTTATGCCTGTGAGCAAAAGAGGAGTCGATGGCTTAGGAGGTCTAGGAGCCACTGTGGTGGATGCTCTTGACACAGCCATGATAATGGGAGTTGATGAAGTTGTTGATGAAGCAGGTACTTGGATTGAGAAACATCTTTCCCAGAGGATCGATAAGAAGGGCCAAGTGAATTTGTTTGAAACTACCATACGCGTTTTGGGTGGTCTTTTGAGTGCTTATCATTTAAGTGGGGGCGAACATGGTGGTAACACCTCCGCAAAAGGACCTAAGCCAGCTGTCTATCTCGATACCGCTAAGGATTTGGCTGACCGTCTGTTAATTGCTTTCACATCGAGCCCAACTGCTATTCCCTATAGTGATGTTATTCTTCATGACCGTTCTGCGCATCCAGCTCCTGATGGTTTAAGTAGCACAGCGGAAGTGTCTTCCGTCCAGCTTGAGTTCAATTATTTGAGTTTTTTGACTGGTGACCCGAAGTACTCTTTGGAGTCTATGAAGGTTTTGGAACACATGAAAACCTTGCCGAAGGTCAAGGGGCTTGTTCCTATCTACATAAAGTAAGAATGCTTTTTATCTCTTTTCATGAttgtttgtgtttcttttgATGCAGACGACATTTTTCCTTTTGACTCTGTTTGGATAGCTAGAGTAATGCATTTAAGTGCTTCTTAAGAGTTATcgagtttttttcttttttgggcgACTCTGCATTAAATGTTCCCTAAATGGGAACCTTTTATTACTGCTCAGATTAGGTAAAAACGTACGGAGTTCCACAAACGCGTGATTAAAAATGCATACATGGAACTTGGCTTTAAAGCGAGTTCTCCAAACACGTTTTTTCCTAATCTGAACACTAAAATAAAGTTCCCATTTAGGGAACCTTTAATGTGGAGCCgcccaaaaaaaaacaaagttaTATTGGTTTAAATTAGAAAATCGGACGTTAAGGGGTAAAATCGTACAGTGCATTAGACTTTTAACTGTGCTCAGGTACATTTAGAAGCCACTGAAGTTTTTTCTTTGAGTATGGATGCTTTTCCCAAATTGTTCAAGTAAATAATCTGGCATCTAATAGCTTTGGTAGATAAGCAGGGTAATTTACAGCGATGGGAGGAAATTAAATAATGTTGCATTACAATAAACATTATCATTTCCTTTTGTCAGTCTATCAATCGAATGAAACACACCAGTAAGTAACAACATGATTCttcgttttctttttctttccaaGTTAGTTTATAAACACTTAGTCATCGGTTTGTACCTGTCATGATTGCAGCCCTCAGACTGGAGACTTCAGTGGGGATAATATTAGACTTGGATCACGCGGCGATAGCTACTATGAGTACCTCATCAAAGTGTGGCTTCAGAACCCTGGGAGTAACGTGACATATTTGCACGAGATGTACAAAGAATCAGTGCAAGGTGTCAAAGAACTTCTAGTTAAGAAATCAGTGCCCAATGGGTTGGTTTTCGTAGGAGAATTGCCTTATGGCCCTAAAGGTAGCTTCAGCACCAAAATGGATCATCTGGTATGTTACTTCCGTCCAAATTGGAACTCTTTTTGTCTTATAATATCTTTCTTTTAACTTAGATGCCCCATTAATAGGTATGTTTCCTCCCCGGGACTCTTGCTCTTGGTGCCACGAAGGGTCTTACAAAGGACAAGGCTATGAAAGAAAACTTGCTCACTCTCGAGGATCTGGAAAATTTGAAGCTTGCTGAGGATTTGGCTCAAACATGCTATGAGATGTATTCTGTAACCGCCACTGGTCTTGCCCCAGAAATAGCATACTTCAATATAGAGGTCAGTTCGTTTTTTGCGTTCTTTTTGTGTTTGCACTTTAATAATCTAATATCTACAGTAAAGTGTTTGCACTTTAATAATCTAATATCTACAGTCTAAATCGATCATTCTGATGCTTACTTGCATCTCTCATCTAATTTGACATTAAGCAGGGACATAAGGAAGATGGTCCTGGTGGTGGAAATAACCATTCCAAGTATGTAGACGACATAGTTATAAAATATGCTGACCGTCACAATCTCTTGCGCCCTGAAACGGTTGAGTCACTGTTTGTCTTGTTCCGAATCACAGGAGATCCCAAGTATGTATACTAGTTATTTATTAGCTAGGGATATATTATGTTTTGTTATTAATTACTTTTCTCGCCCCGCTTTTCACAAGTCGTCACTATGTTATGTCTCTATGATTGCAGATATCGTGAATGGGGTTGGGACATCTTTGAGTCGTTTGAGAAGCATACGAAAATTGATTCTGGAGGTTACACCTCTCTTGATGATGTTACTGTGGTTCCTCCACACAAAAGAGACAAGATGGAGACCTTTTTTCTTGGCGAAACACTTAAATACCTGTATTTACTGTTCAGTAGCAGCGATGTGATTCCATTGGATGAGTACGTGTTTAACACAGAAGCCCATCCGTTACCTATTCAAGGCCATGCCAGAAGTAAATGAAGTTGGTGCTCTGATAAAGACGATTGATTTAGCGAAGGCGGAGTTTCCAATTCAATTTAACCTGCCATGCCTCAAAACAAGTTGATGAGTTTGGTGGTGGTTGAATTGCTGCTAGCATCAGCTAGCCTGCGCTCGGAAGATTTTGTATGTGAACTTTTGATGTACGAAAAAAATAGTGGATGGAACTTTATATAGAGACCGAGAGTTACAGATTCTGAATTTGTAAAAATCCTGCCTGAATTTTCACTTATTGACTGTTGAGTTATACAATTAGTAAGAATTTACGTATCCGGTGGGTTGTAAGTCAACCGTGTAATCGATTATACAGATTTTTTCTGCTACTGTTATTAGCATCAAGAACACAGGGAATGATTGGTCAGTGTTAAATTATCTGTATGCTATTATTGCTTTGAATTGGCTTTGTCCTACACATGTGGTTAGAGTCATTGTGTCTGTTAGCTTGTACTAATATACTTGATCTCTGCACTGGTTTGATACGAGAAACAAATGATCACCATCTCGCACGACACTTAAGTCGTCTATCTCTGCATTTTCTGCATTTACTATGCTTGTGATGCTGTCGTCTCCAAATTTTTCACCTGCAGTTTCACAAGGAGGCCATTGTCATATAAACGACGAGGTAAGTGTTATTGTCTTTATTTCGAAACTATATGTAAAGTTCGAATGGTGCATACCTGCTATTTTGAGTAGATCTTCTAATGAATCGGGTAGGACTATTAGCTTTGGAAGCTTCGTTTCCAAATGTTTACTATTTCCAGACTTCATGTGAATGGTGACTCTCTTCTTCTTAGGGCTTACTGCTTCTACGTGAGCTGGATTCGTGGAACTGCTCGGGCTGACACGTGCATGATTCTTGTAATGATTGGTCGTGTGACTGATGCCCCCATCGGGCTTCCTTTTACTTTCATAACTCAATATGAGATCGTATATGCCTCTATTTGCTTGCGTTTCTGCTAATGCCTTTGGTGTCCAGCCTCTCTCATCTGGTTTGTGCACATTTGCACCTCTTTCCAGCAGAAACCGGACCATCTCCATATGCCCCTGTCGAATAGCAACGTGAAGAGATGTTTGGTCATCCACTTCAGCTTCGCTTCCATCGGTATTGTTACTCTCTATCTGATGTGTGGTCATAAATCTTGAATTCTGGATATCGATATCTGCTTGCTGTTTCCTCATTGCCTCGTTGTGGAAATCATCTTCATATCGAGTGTGACTATAGCTGTCTCCGTTGAAACAATTTCTAGGGATCAAGCTTGGATCGTGTTGGCCTTCTATGTCGAAGCTTCCACATGCTCTCATTTTCTTGATACAAAacgtaaaaaaaattgagtcaGTTTTCGAATATTTGAATCTGCAAAAGCTATTGCTGCTTGCTGAATTTTACCATGAAAAGATTGTTCATAACGATGCGTTCGTCTTCTGCATATGCTTGAAGAGTGTTGAGAAATGTGCTTCTGTCGATTCGTAGAATCTGAGAGACTTCAGTCGTTTGAACACCAAACGGCTGTGGCTTTTCACATAACACCCCTACCTCCCCGAAAATGTTCCCTGCAGAAGCCTTTCCGACTACCTGTATTCACGAATGTGAAAGATGATATTATGTGAAACAGTCGACCTATCTTTGTTTATCGGGAATAGTGTTACTGTACGCTGATTCGATAAACTTACTTGATCCTGTCCGTTAATTTTTGCAACGAATTTCTGCcaggaaagagaaaaagaatCAGAATGTGAAAGATAGACAGCAGAGGCTTTTCAGGTATAAATAATCTATGAAAGTCGAGAAGCATCGACTTACCACTGATCCGGTGACCAGTATATATATGTCTGTTGGAGCCTCGTTTTGCAGAATAACGTCTTCTCTGGGAGGGTAGTACTCAGCCTCCATCTCCGGTACCTTTTCAGTCGAGCACAGAGATGCTCAGATGAtgaaaggaagaagaaaaggcGAGGAAACGGAGGGTGAGTTACCAGTTGGAGAAGGAACTCCTGCGAAACGCCACTGAAGAGACTGATGTTTTGAACGATGGGGTAAAACAGGTAATGCGCGATGCTGGAACGAATGGCCTTTGGCAGGCCGTTCATCGTCTCCTGCTGCTTTAACCCTTCCGTCTTGAACTTGAGACATATATGCGACAGGAGCTGGTCTTCTATCCGCGGTGGAAGCTGATTCCGCTTTGCGAATTCCGAAGCAGCTCGGATGGAATCTCTCTGCAAGCATATGTTGTCTGATTTTAGAAGTCTTTCGAGTAAGCATCCGAGAATTCTACGAAGGAAAACTTACGAAGGCTCTGGTGCGGCTGGTCCAGTGCACAACGAGGTTCGTCATGTTTCCTATGATGTATGCCGTTAACCCGAGGTTGAACATCATGTAGCAGATTCCGAACAACATCTCTCTCGGATTCTCTGCGTGTAAGTCTCCGTACCCCGTTGTCGTCAGAGTCACGATGGACCAATACAGTGCGGTTATGTATCTGTCCCAGAGGCTCAGCTGTTTGAAATCCGGATAGACCGCCCCGATCCACGTCTTTTGTGGGTCGGGATACCTGTCTGCAATCATGTAGTTGAAGCAGCCGGCACTGTGCACCGCGAACAGAGTAACCTGAATCCAACCGGAAAAAAAAAAGCAACTTCAACGTTAAAAATTGCGACGCGCCCTCACACAGAGTCACACGAAACAGAGAATCGCGCAGACTTACAGATACGAGCTTGGTGCAACGAGTCCAGAAGTAGTTGAATCGGGTGTCCTTCTCGAGCCTGAAGGAAGACAAGAAAGCAAGAGTTGGTGTCATCTGGCATGAAGCATTCTAACCGAAAGGATAGATTTACAGAGACAACGGACCTTGCGAAGAGGGAGCTGACTCGTCTGAGGCGCCATAACCGGAGCATGCTAAGCAGTTTAAATCCCAATCCGCCGC
This window contains:
- the LOC121758773 gene encoding mannosyl-oligosaccharide 1,2-alpha-mannosidase MNS3; this encodes MSKSLPYSMKDVHYDNAKFRQRSLFKVITQNMISSHVKRECTNCSTGKFLLILMIFGVAYLMLTHTSSTPSSIGAAERVGTEEGHSFFTDGSGRFRKFWRKAPRLPPQLSPDEIAARNKSIHSPGKIDSGPDWVARQQRVKEAFIHAWSGYRHYAMGFDELMPVSKRGVDGLGGLGATVVDALDTAMIMGVDEVVDEAGTWIEKHLSQRIDKKGQVNLFETTIRVLGGLLSAYHLSGGEHGGNTSAKGPKPAVYLDTAKDLADRLLIAFTSSPTAIPYSDVILHDRSAHPAPDGLSSTAEVSSVQLEFNYLSFLTGDPKYSLESMKVLEHMKTLPKVKGLVPIYINPQTGDFSGDNIRLGSRGDSYYEYLIKVWLQNPGSNVTYLHEMYKESVQGVKELLVKKSVPNGLVFVGELPYGPKGSFSTKMDHLVCFLPGTLALGATKGLTKDKAMKENLLTLEDLENLKLAEDLAQTCYEMYSVTATGLAPEIAYFNIEGHKEDGPGGGNNHSKYVDDIVIKYADRHNLLRPETVESLFVLFRITGDPKYREWGWDIFESFEKHTKIDSGGYTSLDDVTVVPPHKRDKMETFFLGETLKYLYLLFSSSDVIPLDEYVFNTEAHPLPIQGHARSK
- the LOC121758772 gene encoding potassium channel KAT3-like; protein product: MSFACSKHFLRRFCVEDFQTRAGESNSSFFSSHLIPSLGARINQTTRLRKHVVSPFNPRYRAWGMFLILLVVYSAWISPFEFAFLPYKQDAMFAVDNIVNAFFAVDIVLTFFVAYMDSQTYLLIDDHKKIAIRYVSTWFAFDLCSTVPFQSLSMLFTDHSGGLGFKLLSMLRLWRLRRVSSLFARLEKDTRFNYFWTRCTKLVSVTLFAVHSAGCFNYMIADRYPDPQKTWIGAVYPDFKQLSLWDRYITALYWSIVTLTTTGYGDLHAENPREMLFGICYMMFNLGLTAYIIGNMTNLVVHWTSRTRAFRDSIRAASEFAKRNQLPPRIEDQLLSHICLKFKTEGLKQQETMNGLPKAIRSSIAHYLFYPIVQNISLFSGVSQEFLLQLVPEMEAEYYPPREDVILQNEAPTDIYILVTGSVKFVAKINGQDQVVGKASAGNIFGEVGVLCEKPQPFGVQTTEVSQILRIDRSTFLNTLQAYAEDERIVMNNLFMKMRACGSFDIEGQHDPSLIPRNCFNGDSYSHTRYEDDFHNEAMRKQQADIDIQNSRFMTTHQIESNNTDGSEAEVDDQTSLHVAIRQGHMEMVRFLLERGANVHKPDERGWTPKALAETQANRGIYDLILSYESKRKPDGGISHTTNHYKNHARVSPSSSTNPAHVEAVSPKKKRVTIHMKSGNSKHLETKLPKLIVLPDSLEDLLKIAGEKFGDDSITSIVNAENAEIDDLSVVRDGDHLFLVSNQCRDQVY